In Spirosoma aureum, a single genomic region encodes these proteins:
- a CDS encoding COX15/CtaA family protein: protein MTSSSNLINKNGQRFRSLALLTILIIYLLILAGGIVRGTGSGMGCPDWPKCFGRWVPPTELSQLPPNYQEIYGAKLKGEVEFNAVKTWIEYANRLLGVLSGFFVFATLIASVPYLRRDKAVFIGSVVAFLLIGANGWLGSRVVATELAQYMISLHLFLAILVVFSLLFVFIRSSPPHPIKNETQALGSLLLVTMLLTLGQVLLGTIVRETLDEAVKRLGYDQRSNWIGSLDWAFYIHRSFSLVVLALHIGVIYQLRRFSKNEWLSGIATSLVILVLVEIATGVIMAYLEVPAAAQPIHLVLAIVIVGLQFVAWLVLTPSLISTKRDIDLSHVLNV, encoded by the coding sequence ATGACCAGTTCAAGCAACCTCATTAATAAAAACGGGCAACGATTCCGGAGTCTAGCGCTTCTAACTATACTGATTATCTATCTGCTCATTCTGGCGGGAGGTATTGTTAGAGGTACAGGCTCCGGAATGGGCTGTCCTGACTGGCCAAAATGCTTTGGCCGTTGGGTTCCGCCAACAGAATTATCTCAATTGCCACCAAATTATCAGGAGATTTACGGCGCGAAACTGAAAGGTGAAGTTGAGTTTAACGCCGTTAAGACCTGGATTGAATATGCTAATCGATTACTGGGCGTCTTGTCTGGTTTTTTCGTATTTGCTACGCTGATCGCTTCAGTTCCTTATTTACGAAGAGATAAAGCTGTTTTTATTGGTAGCGTTGTTGCGTTTCTTTTGATAGGCGCGAATGGATGGCTTGGTTCACGTGTAGTAGCTACGGAATTGGCGCAATACATGATTTCACTTCATCTATTCCTGGCCATTTTAGTAGTTTTCTCACTCCTGTTCGTCTTTATTCGCTCAAGCCCACCTCATCCGATAAAAAATGAGACCCAAGCGCTCGGATCACTTTTATTAGTGACAATGCTATTGACGTTAGGGCAAGTTTTACTGGGTACAATAGTTCGGGAAACGCTCGACGAAGCAGTAAAGCGATTAGGCTACGATCAACGGTCGAATTGGATTGGTAGCCTGGATTGGGCGTTCTATATTCACCGTTCGTTTTCACTCGTAGTGTTGGCCCTGCATATTGGAGTTATTTATCAGCTTCGTCGTTTTAGTAAGAATGAGTGGCTATCAGGTATCGCAACCAGTTTGGTAATACTGGTTCTGGTTGAAATTGCAACAGGAGTAATAATGGCCTATCTGGAGGTACCAGCTGCGGCCCAGCCTATTCACTTAGTATTGGCTATAGTAATTGTAGGATTGCAATTCGTTGCGTGGTTAGTGTTGACACCGAGTCTTATTTCTACGAAAAGGGACATTGACCTGTCGCATGTATTGAACGTGTAG